The proteins below are encoded in one region of Populus alba chromosome 2, ASM523922v2, whole genome shotgun sequence:
- the LOC118049241 gene encoding uncharacterized protein encodes METQKTQPEKHQSPAVTSCRRKKKDDATFLVDVKDHIDEFIHASMDEHKDCFKKTIKKMFGMSKIVAERSADAKEVESALPLRTTVAE; translated from the exons ATGGAGACACAGAAAACTCAACCAGAAAAACATCAATCACCTGCTGTCACCTCATGCCGACGGAAAAAGAAGGATGATGCCACTTTTTTGGTGGATGTGAAGGATCACATTGATGAGTTCATCCATGCATCTATGGATGAGCACAAGGATTGTTTCAAGAAGACTATCAAGAAG ATGTTTGGAATGTCGAAGATTGTTGCTGAGAGGAGTGCTGATGCTAAGGAAGTCGAGAGTGCTCTTCCTCTCCGAACCACAGTGGCAGAGTAG